From the Oleiphilus messinensis genome, one window contains:
- the norR gene encoding nitric oxide reductase transcriptional regulator NorR → MITPRVHISTSTLLDLAIDMATSVTAEDRFERLLNTVRGIIQCDAVVMLQRQGERLKPLAQKGLVRDVLGRRFDIQSHPRFTQILNSTGPVRFASDCDLPDPYDGMVHAYEGNLPVHACMGLPLRSNNEVIGLLTLDSLTPGCFDSIPERTLEIIAAMAAACLNTAMLLEKLEAHTQHVQRVVCELTEEALTKDGGEIIGHSQVMNRLREEISVVAPSDFTVLIEGETGVGKELVARTLHQQSNRSNGPLVYVNCAALPENLVESELFGHVKGAFTGAERNRAGKFSLANGGTLFLDEVGELPMATQSKLLRALQSQEIQPVGQDEPEYVDVRVLAATNRQLKHEIERGQFREDLFHRLSMYPLQVPALRERTGDITLLAGYFAEQTRRKLGLQQLLIDNGVVARLEAYDWPGNVRELEHIIGRAALRANASRPHALTTIKIEHLEHLAPLGKSSSSRTPSEAIKEPDFSPTVPISLKTATEQFQRNLILKQLQDHQGNWSATARALEMDRANLSRLAKRLGIAVKKIVHQPSSNVVTPKTRS, encoded by the coding sequence ATGATCACTCCCAGGGTTCATATATCGACCAGCACGCTACTGGATCTTGCCATTGATATGGCCACCAGTGTTACGGCTGAGGATCGCTTCGAACGTTTATTGAATACAGTCCGGGGCATTATTCAATGTGATGCAGTCGTCATGCTGCAAAGGCAGGGTGAACGCTTAAAGCCACTGGCTCAGAAAGGACTGGTGCGAGATGTGCTAGGTCGGCGCTTTGATATTCAGTCCCACCCCCGATTCACACAAATCCTGAATTCAACCGGCCCCGTTCGATTTGCCAGTGACTGTGACCTCCCTGATCCGTACGACGGTATGGTCCATGCGTACGAGGGTAATCTACCGGTACATGCCTGTATGGGCTTACCGCTGCGATCCAACAACGAAGTAATTGGCTTATTGACATTGGATAGCCTGACCCCTGGCTGCTTCGATTCTATCCCGGAGCGGACACTGGAAATCATTGCAGCGATGGCCGCCGCTTGCCTGAATACCGCGATGTTGCTGGAAAAGCTGGAAGCCCACACCCAGCATGTGCAGCGCGTCGTGTGCGAGTTGACCGAAGAGGCACTCACCAAGGATGGCGGAGAAATCATCGGACACAGCCAGGTGATGAATCGACTGCGTGAGGAAATCAGCGTTGTCGCCCCTTCTGATTTTACCGTGCTCATCGAAGGGGAAACCGGAGTGGGAAAAGAACTCGTGGCCAGAACCCTGCACCAGCAATCAAACCGGTCAAACGGCCCTCTGGTTTATGTTAATTGTGCAGCCTTACCTGAAAATCTGGTAGAAAGTGAACTTTTCGGACACGTGAAAGGCGCGTTTACCGGGGCGGAACGCAACCGGGCAGGAAAATTCAGCCTCGCAAACGGCGGTACCCTGTTTCTTGATGAAGTTGGCGAGTTACCGATGGCAACCCAGAGTAAATTGCTACGTGCGCTACAAAGCCAGGAAATACAACCGGTAGGTCAAGACGAGCCGGAGTATGTAGATGTGCGGGTACTGGCCGCGACCAATCGTCAACTCAAACACGAAATTGAACGGGGCCAATTCCGCGAAGACCTTTTTCATCGCTTGAGCATGTATCCGCTACAGGTACCCGCCCTGAGGGAGCGAACAGGCGATATTACCCTGCTCGCAGGCTATTTCGCAGAACAGACCCGGCGCAAACTGGGGCTACAACAACTTCTGATTGACAACGGTGTTGTGGCACGCCTGGAGGCCTACGACTGGCCCGGAAATGTTCGAGAACTGGAGCATATTATTGGTCGCGCCGCTTTACGGGCGAATGCCTCCCGCCCCCATGCCCTGACGACAATAAAGATAGAACACCTCGAACATCTTGCGCCTTTAGGAAAATCGTCATCAAGCCGCACGCCATCAGAAGCCATAAAAGAACCGGACTTTTCACCCACAGTCCCGATCTCCCTGAAAACGGCAACAGAGCAATTCCAGAGAAACCTGATTTTGAAACAGCTTCAAGATCACCAGGGAAATTGGTCAGCCACGGCTCGCGCTCTGGAGATGGACCGGGCCAATCTCAGCAGACTGGCAAAGCGCCTGGGAATTGCAGTAAAGAAGATCGTGCATCAACCCAGTTCAAATGTTGTGACACCAAAAACACGCTCATGA
- a CDS encoding alpha-2-macroglobulin family protein — MTTPTLSPLLQPRMFIHLGLLLALILFISGCEPTPTESQPENAPSPEATSPDAPTRQDRAALSAQYDGQLLTVLDISERTFNGKNAIAVTLSVPLDLETTFQQFLNISLNTPNNGSSQSSGKVDGDWVIDDTGKIAYFPYIEPEANYTVSVYQGLAAINNTELKATEITTLNTRKVPPAFSFSTKGSFLAQGLTEGLPVSVVNVDEVEINFHRLKAPHISAFIQEVNEARRYRYYNLRRFSQWSDLVYTGRFDLNPEANKREDKAIPVQDIPELKQPGVYLAVMKQPGKYDYQNDVTYFMVTDLGVHVRVYADQLDVHVSSLKSANAISGVTVSLMDHQGQTLQETTSSGRGLASFARNTPNAESARYIVAQTKTSFAIVELTGPPLDLADFNLGQRPYHPIDAFIYTPRDLYRPGETVDISALLRKADGRALDSFPVRAVIRKPDGSESSTVTMAEQSGFYRHHAFSIPGNAATGKWTVQLDWGAGKSELYGFLVEEFLPERMKLEFNEGKTETKTFNHQQTLTIPVYGAYLYGAPAAGNRLSTSVLSYLARQPVASLPNFIFGDERENARQTLNLDDITLDESGQTVLNIPAHWQQNHSPIYVKLNSSLYETGGRPVARSYQALLWPEDGYLGVRPDFGDESPQANSRVQFAILRAQLDGQKLPGENIELTLIREDRQYFWEYNSQQGWHYEFTEKEFPVFNQTVNFNAGESAKIEVPVDWGRYRFEARDRQRNEVTTVRFFAGTDWYANWRQSQIGNTASKPDQVNIVLDKAAYRGGETAQLTINPPHAGEAIVLVESDKPLWSTRLAMGAEAKTISIPIDASWQRHDIYVSVVMLRPASREQEITPARAFGLIHLPLDRSERTLNVSIEADDKTEPEQTFPVKVKVEGQSIHPAWVTLSAVDVGVLNITNYDTPNPEALFFGPRRYSIESRDMYSKLIELNQYERAGIRFGGDIDLSQGGDEPLSEVQILSQFYRPQQVDAEGYATFHLPLPQFNGQIRLMAVAYSEETFGHNDHETTVASPIVTQLAMPRFLGAHDQSQIALDIHNLSGESKNLDVTVQTSPPLKSEQFTKTLALKHDEKTTLTWPIHADFGYGKAPITVKVTDTATNPPLKAIERTWNLGVRPAYSPVTRQEKVVLGAGDSVILDALTLDAYYQSELRGKLKVSARPPLNLDSHLQSLLQYPYGCLEQTSSRAFPLAIATQENLQRFNLAKLDEAERLKRINTALTRIAGMQLSSGGFGLWDNQSPEEHWLTAYVTDLLLRLRDEGYRVSESILDKALKRLQHYTVTQGGAINQRYSENETHYTFAYQAYAAYVLARVNRDTLAATRLLLDRLLQLDTHTTRGHAPVESGLPYLHLAAALRLQGDPSRAEQAIEKAIHTTRDQHRYLGDYGTPLRDRALMIALMLEHHIEEHTALTWANELTDQIYQRRWLSTQERNALFMTGLQLENKIDTGWEANITLGENRFERKQTVSELLELNSKQLLKRINLTNNGTGPLFIERTYRGYPKTPAPVTDAGYHISRQYYNTQGEAIDPDQIKSGELLLVHLQVNSEDRHPDTLVVDLLPAGLELENQNLSHAVNLNDFVINNQPVQKLISGTTITYQEYRDDRYIAAIDLRYQKANLFYLARAVTPGIYQVPAPFVEDMYRPEHRGVGFTQDKLKVLPRQ; from the coding sequence ATGACTACGCCAACTTTATCACCCCTTCTGCAGCCAAGAATGTTTATACACCTCGGTTTACTCCTGGCTTTGATACTCTTTATTTCAGGCTGTGAACCCACACCAACAGAATCACAGCCAGAGAATGCCCCGTCACCGGAAGCAACCAGTCCTGACGCGCCAACGAGACAAGACAGAGCGGCGCTCAGTGCGCAATACGACGGTCAACTGTTAACCGTTTTAGACATATCTGAACGCACATTCAATGGTAAAAATGCCATTGCCGTTACCCTGTCTGTACCGCTTGACCTTGAAACGACATTCCAGCAGTTTCTCAATATTTCACTGAACACGCCGAACAACGGTTCAAGCCAAAGCAGTGGCAAAGTAGATGGCGACTGGGTTATCGATGACACTGGAAAAATCGCTTATTTCCCTTATATCGAACCGGAAGCCAACTACACGGTTTCTGTTTATCAAGGTCTCGCAGCGATCAATAATACTGAGCTAAAAGCAACCGAAATCACCACACTGAACACGCGCAAGGTTCCCCCTGCATTCAGTTTTTCAACCAAAGGGTCGTTTCTGGCACAAGGTCTGACAGAGGGATTACCGGTATCCGTTGTGAACGTGGATGAAGTGGAGATAAATTTCCACCGCTTGAAAGCCCCTCATATCAGCGCCTTTATTCAGGAAGTAAACGAGGCACGGCGCTATCGCTACTACAATTTACGTCGATTTTCTCAATGGAGTGATCTGGTTTATACGGGGAGATTCGACCTGAATCCGGAAGCCAACAAACGGGAAGACAAAGCCATTCCCGTTCAGGACATCCCTGAGCTCAAACAGCCCGGTGTTTACCTCGCGGTGATGAAGCAGCCAGGCAAGTATGATTATCAAAATGATGTGACCTATTTTATGGTGACAGATCTCGGGGTTCACGTTCGAGTCTATGCGGATCAACTCGACGTGCATGTTTCCTCCTTGAAGTCAGCCAATGCCATTTCAGGCGTGACCGTCAGCCTGATGGATCATCAAGGGCAAACGCTACAGGAAACAACCAGCAGCGGCAGGGGCCTTGCCAGCTTTGCCCGCAATACGCCGAATGCAGAAAGCGCCCGGTACATCGTGGCACAAACTAAAACCAGTTTTGCGATTGTCGAGCTAACAGGACCGCCGTTGGACCTGGCTGATTTCAACCTCGGTCAACGGCCATATCATCCGATTGATGCTTTTATTTATACCCCGCGAGATTTATACCGTCCTGGGGAAACCGTGGATATCTCCGCGTTATTGCGTAAGGCAGATGGGCGCGCACTGGATAGCTTCCCCGTCCGGGCCGTGATTCGCAAACCGGATGGCAGTGAGTCGAGCACGGTTACAATGGCTGAACAATCGGGTTTCTATCGGCATCATGCTTTCTCGATTCCCGGCAATGCGGCAACCGGGAAATGGACAGTACAACTGGATTGGGGGGCCGGTAAAAGCGAGTTATACGGCTTTCTCGTGGAAGAGTTTCTACCTGAGCGCATGAAACTCGAGTTTAACGAGGGCAAAACTGAAACTAAAACATTCAACCACCAGCAAACGCTGACCATACCCGTATACGGCGCCTATCTCTATGGTGCACCCGCTGCCGGTAACCGGCTCTCAACCAGTGTATTATCCTATCTCGCACGTCAACCGGTGGCGTCATTACCCAACTTCATCTTCGGCGATGAACGGGAAAACGCTCGGCAAACACTAAACCTCGACGATATCACACTCGATGAATCCGGCCAAACCGTGTTGAATATTCCGGCCCACTGGCAGCAAAATCATTCGCCCATTTATGTCAAATTAAACAGCAGTCTTTATGAAACCGGCGGTCGCCCGGTTGCCCGCAGCTATCAAGCTTTGCTGTGGCCTGAAGACGGTTATCTCGGCGTACGACCTGATTTTGGCGACGAAAGCCCTCAAGCCAACAGCCGAGTTCAGTTTGCCATTCTCCGGGCTCAGCTCGATGGCCAAAAACTTCCGGGTGAAAATATCGAATTGACTCTGATTCGGGAAGATCGGCAGTATTTTTGGGAGTACAATAGCCAGCAAGGCTGGCACTACGAATTCACCGAGAAAGAATTTCCAGTATTTAACCAGACCGTCAATTTCAACGCCGGAGAATCCGCAAAGATCGAAGTGCCCGTTGACTGGGGACGCTATCGCTTCGAGGCCCGTGATCGACAACGAAATGAAGTAACCACCGTGCGTTTCTTCGCGGGAACAGACTGGTATGCCAACTGGCGGCAAAGCCAGATCGGCAATACTGCCAGCAAACCTGACCAGGTCAATATCGTTTTGGACAAAGCGGCCTACAGAGGGGGCGAGACAGCACAACTGACGATTAATCCTCCCCATGCAGGTGAAGCCATCGTTCTGGTGGAATCCGATAAACCCTTGTGGTCCACACGACTGGCCATGGGTGCTGAAGCCAAAACCATCTCGATTCCCATTGACGCAAGCTGGCAACGCCACGACATTTATGTCTCCGTAGTCATGCTGCGCCCCGCCAGTAGAGAACAGGAAATAACCCCTGCACGCGCATTCGGTTTGATTCACTTACCACTTGATCGCTCGGAACGAACGTTGAACGTGAGCATTGAAGCCGATGACAAAACCGAACCGGAGCAAACCTTTCCCGTGAAAGTCAAGGTCGAGGGGCAGAGTATCCACCCCGCTTGGGTTACCTTATCTGCAGTTGATGTTGGCGTGTTGAATATCACGAATTACGACACCCCCAACCCTGAAGCACTGTTCTTTGGCCCCAGGCGCTACAGTATCGAATCCCGGGATATGTACAGCAAGTTGATTGAACTGAACCAGTATGAGCGTGCGGGCATTCGCTTCGGTGGCGACATTGATCTCAGTCAGGGCGGGGATGAACCGCTTTCAGAAGTACAAATCCTGTCGCAATTTTACAGACCACAACAGGTCGATGCCGAAGGCTATGCAACATTCCACCTCCCCCTGCCGCAGTTTAATGGCCAAATCCGATTAATGGCGGTAGCCTACTCGGAAGAAACTTTCGGCCACAATGATCATGAAACAACCGTTGCCTCGCCTATCGTGACGCAATTGGCAATGCCACGATTCCTGGGTGCCCATGACCAATCCCAAATCGCGCTGGATATTCACAATCTAAGTGGCGAAAGCAAAAACCTGGATGTCACAGTGCAGACCTCCCCCCCCTTGAAAAGCGAACAATTCACGAAAACGCTTGCGTTGAAGCATGATGAAAAAACCACTTTGACCTGGCCGATTCACGCTGATTTTGGATATGGTAAGGCACCCATAACCGTTAAGGTAACGGATACCGCTACTAATCCCCCTCTCAAGGCCATTGAACGCACCTGGAATCTCGGTGTCCGCCCAGCGTATTCCCCCGTCACCCGGCAAGAAAAAGTCGTGCTCGGAGCCGGCGACTCAGTAATCCTGGATGCTCTGACCCTGGATGCATACTATCAATCCGAATTGCGTGGAAAACTCAAAGTCAGTGCGAGACCCCCACTTAATCTGGACAGTCATCTGCAGTCACTGTTGCAATACCCGTACGGGTGTCTGGAACAAACCAGCAGTCGCGCCTTTCCCCTCGCAATCGCCACACAAGAGAACCTGCAACGATTCAACCTGGCAAAATTGGATGAAGCAGAGCGCTTGAAACGAATAAATACCGCACTGACCCGTATCGCCGGCATGCAGCTCAGTTCAGGTGGGTTCGGGTTGTGGGACAACCAATCCCCTGAAGAACATTGGCTGACTGCCTATGTGACGGATCTACTGCTACGCCTGCGAGATGAAGGTTATAGGGTATCTGAAAGCATTCTTGATAAAGCCCTGAAACGTTTACAGCACTATACCGTGACGCAGGGTGGGGCGATCAATCAACGCTACAGTGAAAACGAAACGCATTACACATTTGCCTATCAGGCCTATGCGGCTTACGTACTTGCACGGGTAAACAGAGACACCTTGGCTGCAACACGCTTGCTTCTGGATCGACTGCTACAACTGGACACCCACACAACGCGGGGACATGCACCAGTGGAATCCGGTCTGCCGTATTTGCACCTGGCGGCAGCTCTGAGACTACAGGGAGACCCATCACGGGCCGAACAAGCAATCGAAAAAGCGATCCATACAACACGCGATCAGCACCGCTATCTGGGTGATTACGGAACTCCACTTCGGGATCGTGCCTTGATGATCGCGCTAATGCTGGAACATCATATCGAAGAACATACGGCGCTCACCTGGGCCAATGAATTGACCGACCAGATCTACCAAAGGCGTTGGTTGAGCACGCAGGAGCGAAATGCATTATTCATGACCGGTTTGCAACTGGAAAACAAAATTGACACAGGTTGGGAGGCGAACATCACACTGGGGGAAAACCGCTTTGAGAGGAAACAAACCGTGAGCGAGCTCCTCGAACTCAATTCAAAGCAGTTACTCAAGCGTATTAATCTCACCAACAACGGTACAGGCCCACTGTTCATCGAACGAACTTACCGCGGCTATCCAAAAACCCCCGCCCCGGTTACTGATGCGGGCTACCATATCAGCCGACAATATTACAATACTCAAGGTGAGGCGATCGATCCAGACCAGATTAAATCCGGCGAATTGCTACTGGTACATTTGCAGGTAAACAGTGAAGACCGTCATCCGGATACGCTCGTCGTCGATCTATTACCTGCAGGCTTGGAGCTGGAAAACCAAAATCTCAGCCATGCAGTGAACCTGAATGACTTTGTGATCAACAATCAGCCCGTACAAAAGCTGATTTCCGGAACCACAATTACCTATCAGGAATATCGAGATGACCGTTACATTGCGGCCATCGATCTACGGTATCAGAAGGCGAACCTGTTTTATCTGGCGCGGGCTGTTACTCCCGGAATCTATCAAGTTCCAGCGCCTTTTGTCGAAGATATGTATCGTCCTGAACATCGGGGAGTGGGATTTACGCAAGATAAACTCAAGGTGCTTCCCCGCCAATGA
- a CDS encoding DUF2956 domain-containing protein: protein MAKYKRKQAISPETQEEALAVAKATQRPGQTKEQTKLIAQGIQKGIDQYKKQQKFKAREQDRQRKKEARTRETGEPVAQPVQVSQNASWLPWSLLAVTWLGIGLYGIYVVMA, encoded by the coding sequence ATGGCAAAGTATAAACGAAAACAGGCTATTTCCCCTGAAACCCAGGAAGAAGCGCTTGCGGTAGCAAAAGCTACCCAGCGTCCGGGACAAACGAAAGAACAAACCAAACTGATCGCCCAAGGTATCCAGAAGGGGATTGATCAATACAAAAAGCAGCAAAAGTTCAAAGCCCGCGAGCAGGACAGGCAGCGGAAAAAAGAGGCCCGGACTCGTGAAACAGGCGAACCTGTGGCTCAGCCTGTTCAGGTTAGCCAAAATGCTTCATGGCTTCCTTGGAGCTTGTTGGCCGTGACCTGGCTCGGCATAGGACTCTATGGGATCTATGTTGTGATGGCTTGA
- a CDS encoding O-acetylhomoserine aminocarboxypropyltransferase/cysteine synthase family protein, whose amino-acid sequence MKLESIALHHGYESEATTKAAAVPIYQTTSYTFDDTQHGADLFDLKVPGNIYTRITNPTTAVLEQRLAAMEGGVGALGVASGMAAITYAIQCLCEVNSNIVSTSQLYGGTYNLFAHTFPRQGIEVRMVSHDDYDGFENAIDENTKAVFCESIGNPAGNIVDLQKLAEIAHKHGVPLIVDNTVATPFLCRPFELGADIVVHSLTKYTGGHGTSIGGVIIDSGKFDWTADKKRFAVLNEPDPSYHGVVYTEALGEAAFIGRCRVVPLRNTGAALSPMNAFQILQGLETLGLRMERHCQNAEALADYLKAHPKIEWVNYAAMPESPYFETCQKITQGKASGILSFGITGGRESGAKFIDALQMILRLVNIGDAKSLACHPASTTHRQLNAEELAKAGVSEDLVRISVGIENIADIIADVAQALETV is encoded by the coding sequence ATGAAACTAGAATCAATCGCCTTGCACCATGGCTACGAGTCGGAAGCAACCACAAAAGCGGCAGCCGTTCCCATCTATCAAACGACATCTTATACATTCGATGATACGCAACATGGTGCAGATCTCTTCGACCTGAAAGTACCTGGAAACATTTATACACGAATCACGAATCCCACCACAGCAGTACTCGAACAACGTTTGGCGGCAATGGAAGGCGGTGTCGGTGCACTGGGTGTCGCTTCAGGTATGGCCGCGATCACCTACGCAATCCAGTGCTTGTGCGAAGTCAATTCAAATATTGTGAGCACCAGTCAGCTGTATGGTGGCACGTATAACCTCTTCGCCCATACATTCCCTCGGCAGGGTATTGAAGTCCGAATGGTATCCCATGATGACTACGACGGGTTTGAAAACGCCATAGACGAAAACACCAAAGCAGTATTTTGTGAATCGATTGGCAATCCTGCAGGAAATATTGTCGACCTTCAAAAACTCGCAGAGATTGCCCACAAACATGGTGTTCCATTGATTGTAGACAACACAGTCGCCACACCGTTTTTATGCCGCCCCTTTGAACTGGGCGCCGATATAGTGGTTCACTCACTGACCAAATACACTGGCGGACACGGCACATCCATTGGCGGCGTTATCATTGACAGCGGCAAATTTGACTGGACCGCCGATAAGAAACGGTTTGCAGTTTTGAATGAGCCTGACCCGTCCTACCATGGGGTCGTCTACACTGAAGCATTAGGTGAAGCCGCGTTTATCGGCCGCTGTCGGGTTGTACCTCTACGCAACACCGGGGCCGCCCTTTCGCCCATGAATGCGTTCCAGATTCTACAGGGATTGGAAACCCTGGGATTACGGATGGAGCGCCATTGCCAGAATGCAGAGGCCCTGGCAGATTACCTGAAGGCGCACCCGAAAATTGAGTGGGTCAACTATGCAGCCATGCCGGAAAGCCCCTATTTTGAAACGTGCCAAAAAATCACTCAGGGCAAGGCCTCTGGCATTTTGAGTTTCGGGATTACCGGCGGCCGCGAATCCGGCGCCAAGTTCATTGATGCGCTGCAAATGATTCTGCGCCTGGTAAACATTGGTGATGCCAAATCACTGGCCTGCCACCCCGCTTCAACCACCCACAGACAGCTGAATGCTGAGGAACTTGCAAAAGCCGGTGTCAGCGAAGACTTGGTGCGCATATCAGTGGGCATTGAAAATATCGCGGATATCATTGCCGATGTGGCCCAGGCATTGGAAACTGTTTAA
- a CDS encoding sterol desaturase family protein, whose protein sequence is MIGFPVGVLAANAVEWYAHKVWLHEYPSKHRSSPFFTHIRHHKRARQNDFHDEGYNNSMWKDQEMFNEKVGLIGLCAATAVVAPVAPFFTLGTWYGMWRYWSVHKKCHLDPDYARTRIPWHYDHHMNASQDANWCVTRPWFDYIMGTRVISDPEIAETNPLGMNLPDWLEKPVNRLARRLLPKAFAQIDQRSREDAQLRSQGVALDVAGVV, encoded by the coding sequence ATGATTGGTTTTCCTGTTGGGGTCTTGGCGGCAAACGCAGTCGAGTGGTATGCACACAAAGTCTGGTTACACGAATACCCATCGAAACACCGAAGCAGTCCGTTCTTTACCCATATTCGACACCATAAACGCGCCCGGCAGAATGATTTTCACGATGAAGGCTACAACAATTCCATGTGGAAAGATCAGGAAATGTTTAATGAAAAGGTCGGACTCATAGGATTGTGTGCAGCAACTGCGGTCGTCGCACCGGTTGCCCCGTTTTTCACCTTGGGCACTTGGTATGGCATGTGGCGCTACTGGAGCGTTCATAAAAAGTGCCATCTTGATCCGGATTATGCCCGTACCCGAATTCCCTGGCACTACGATCATCATATGAATGCAAGTCAGGATGCCAATTGGTGCGTTACCCGGCCCTGGTTTGATTATATTATGGGTACACGTGTGATTTCAGACCCGGAGATCGCTGAAACCAATCCATTAGGCATGAACTTACCCGATTGGCTGGAAAAGCCAGTGAATCGATTGGCTCGACGGCTTTTACCCAAAGCATTTGCTCAAATCGACCAACGTTCCAGAGAAGATGCCCAGCTTCGGAGTCAGGGCGTGGCCCTGGACGTCGCGGGTGTGGTCTGA
- a CDS encoding AraC family transcriptional regulator: MNENTHEAGLFLNYVYHALGQMGMDRAAIFASVNLPDEPPDPLVRRDNSTQARFWHAAEDITGDSDIGLHVGRYLPVFRGHIFEYLFLSSATFEEGLRAVIRYGVLFTNTLNLNLHIEEGAAILSGFSHPVRHYLECFLPSIVNFLRFVTDDDFQPAEIRLEYPIGADASEYLSILGAPVSMGASQGAILFDAALLKRPSRSANSQLFVQVEALAAQNAVAIGRVSIINQIESELNDLLKSGEVSLSIVAQRLNRNPRTLRAELAAVGTNFNQVLARYRERLARRLLSRTTHSLDQIVYLTGFSEPSAFARAFKRWTGERPTDYRIRKQALSKS; encoded by the coding sequence ATGAATGAGAACACACATGAGGCCGGACTTTTCTTGAATTATGTTTACCACGCCCTGGGGCAGATGGGGATGGATCGTGCCGCGATATTTGCCAGTGTCAATTTACCGGATGAGCCACCTGATCCGCTTGTTCGTCGAGATAATTCAACCCAGGCGCGGTTTTGGCACGCCGCAGAAGATATCACCGGGGACTCCGACATCGGACTGCATGTGGGCCGTTATCTACCGGTGTTTCGTGGTCATATTTTTGAGTATCTTTTTCTCAGCAGCGCAACGTTTGAGGAGGGTCTGAGAGCGGTAATACGCTATGGTGTTTTATTTACCAACACATTGAATCTGAATTTGCACATTGAAGAGGGTGCCGCAATTCTTTCCGGGTTTTCCCACCCTGTGCGGCATTACCTCGAGTGTTTTCTGCCCTCTATCGTAAACTTTTTGCGGTTCGTGACAGATGATGATTTCCAACCGGCTGAAATCAGGCTTGAATATCCGATTGGCGCTGACGCAAGCGAGTATCTGTCCATCTTGGGCGCGCCAGTCAGTATGGGGGCCTCTCAGGGCGCTATTCTGTTCGATGCAGCCCTGCTGAAGCGCCCCTCTCGCTCAGCGAACTCACAGCTTTTTGTTCAGGTTGAAGCGCTCGCGGCCCAGAATGCTGTTGCCATAGGGCGGGTTAGCATTATTAATCAAATTGAGTCCGAATTGAATGACTTGCTGAAAAGTGGGGAAGTGTCATTGTCCATTGTCGCCCAACGCTTGAATCGAAACCCCAGAACCCTGCGTGCCGAGCTGGCTGCAGTGGGAACGAATTTCAATCAGGTCCTGGCCCGTTATCGAGAGCGTCTCGCCAGGCGACTGCTATCCAGAACAACTCATAGTCTTGATCAAATCGTGTATTTGACTGGTTTTTCAGAGCCCTCGGCTTTTGCCAGGGCGTTCAAGCGCTGGACCGGGGAGCGGCCCACCGATTACCGGATACGCAAGCAGGCTTTGTCAAAGTCTTGA